A window from Phaeocystidibacter marisrubri encodes these proteins:
- the bioA gene encoding adenosylmethionine--8-amino-7-oxononanoate transaminase — MAGGVKNLDLDEMLSNRDVQPTDSPIAEADRAHQWHPYTQMKDFGSHLPVVKAKGSKLYLEDGRVLIDAISSWWVNLYGHGNEHIKKALNRQFESVDHVLFAGFTHAPATRVAELLLPHLPGKMNRLFFSDNGSTSVEVAMKMALQYFYNQGENRRLLLAFEDAYHGDTFGAMATGGLGVFNNAFSDMLPKVVRIPVPSANGLDATLEALHALPLHEVAGFIYEPLVQGAAGMVFYEANDLDKILNTVKNTGAFLIADEVMTGFGRLETMFASEQMEVRPDIMCLSKGLTGGVLPMGLTTATEEVFKGFYSDDRSKALMHGHSFTANPLGCAAAIAGLELWASPDIQASRQQLMTLQSEAALELEQHPAVDSVRVKGTLLAINIKTNSDSEHYGAFRDQLYAYFTNHGVLLRPLGNVIYTLPPFTTSESEMKHIYDIIRGCLDTLIEA; from the coding sequence ATGGCTGGAGGAGTAAAGAATCTCGACTTAGACGAAATGCTGTCGAATCGCGACGTGCAACCGACGGATAGTCCGATTGCCGAAGCAGACCGAGCACATCAATGGCACCCTTACACGCAAATGAAGGACTTTGGCTCCCACTTACCTGTGGTAAAAGCCAAAGGCTCAAAGTTGTATTTGGAAGACGGTCGTGTTCTTATCGATGCGATTTCTTCCTGGTGGGTAAACCTTTACGGTCATGGAAATGAACACATCAAAAAGGCCTTAAACCGCCAATTTGAATCGGTAGACCACGTGCTTTTTGCAGGTTTCACTCACGCTCCAGCTACGCGAGTTGCGGAATTGCTACTCCCCCACCTACCCGGAAAAATGAACCGATTGTTCTTCAGTGACAACGGATCTACTTCAGTAGAGGTCGCCATGAAAATGGCCCTCCAATATTTTTACAACCAAGGAGAAAACCGCCGACTCCTCTTGGCATTTGAAGACGCCTATCACGGCGATACCTTCGGAGCCATGGCCACGGGAGGTTTGGGCGTATTCAACAACGCATTCTCAGACATGCTTCCCAAAGTGGTGCGCATACCCGTTCCAAGCGCGAACGGATTGGATGCTACCCTTGAAGCTCTTCACGCCTTGCCGCTTCACGAAGTTGCCGGCTTCATCTACGAGCCATTGGTTCAAGGCGCTGCAGGAATGGTATTTTATGAGGCCAACGACTTGGATAAAATCCTCAACACTGTAAAGAACACTGGAGCATTCCTCATTGCCGATGAAGTCATGACAGGTTTTGGTCGACTTGAAACGATGTTTGCCTCTGAGCAAATGGAGGTCCGGCCAGATATCATGTGCCTTTCCAAAGGTCTTACTGGAGGCGTTCTCCCTATGGGATTAACTACCGCTACCGAAGAGGTGTTTAAAGGCTTCTATTCGGATGACCGTTCCAAAGCCTTGATGCACGGACATTCCTTTACCGCAAATCCACTAGGTTGCGCCGCTGCCATTGCCGGTTTAGAACTTTGGGCTTCGCCCGATATTCAAGCGAGTAGACAACAACTGATGACGCTTCAAAGCGAGGCCGCCCTAGAACTAGAGCAACACCCTGCGGTGGATAGCGTTCGCGTAAAAGGCACATTGCTCGCTATCAACATAAAAACAAACAGCGATTCTGAGCATTACGGAGCATTCCGAGACCAGCTCTACGCCTACTTTACCAATCACGGCGTACTACTGCGACCTCTTGGAAATGTGATCTACACTCTTCCTCCTTTCACCACATCAGAATCTGAAATGAAACACATCTACGATATCATTCGCGGATGTTTAGACACCCTGATTGAAGCATGA
- the bioD gene encoding dethiobiotin synthase, with translation MKTVFLTGIHTDAGKTVASAIICKALKADYWKPIQSGYPEDSDTRTVKTLVGETEIAFHPESYTLKAPLSPHTAADQEGIRIDLNKVVRPRANRLLIEGAGGLLVPLNEKDTIVNLLKPEDRVILVSRHYLGSINHTLLSVALLNNLGFKPGIIFVGNPNPSTEDAILSLGDCEHIGRIEETDQVDANFVAAQSVLLQKKLEEWLEE, from the coding sequence ATGAAAACGGTATTTCTAACAGGAATTCATACCGACGCAGGCAAAACCGTCGCGTCGGCCATTATTTGTAAGGCGCTAAAAGCCGATTACTGGAAACCGATTCAAAGTGGGTATCCAGAAGACTCGGACACACGCACCGTTAAAACGCTAGTTGGTGAAACCGAGATCGCATTTCACCCAGAAAGTTACACACTTAAAGCACCTCTATCTCCGCACACCGCTGCTGATCAAGAGGGCATTCGCATCGATTTGAACAAGGTAGTTCGACCACGTGCAAATCGACTATTGATAGAAGGTGCAGGTGGCCTTTTGGTTCCCCTGAATGAGAAGGACACGATTGTAAATCTCTTAAAACCAGAGGATCGCGTTATCCTCGTTTCGCGCCACTACTTGGGTAGCATCAACCACACCTTACTATCGGTTGCACTTTTGAACAATTTGGGCTTCAAACCGGGGATAATATTTGTCGGAAACCCGAATCCATCTACTGAAGATGCTATACTTTCGCTCGGTGATTGCGAACACATTGGCCGAATTGAGGAAACCGATCAGGTTGACGCAAATTTCGTAGCCGCTCAAAGTGTTCTACTGCAGAAGAAGTTGGAAGAATGGCTGGAGGAGTAA